Within Lolium rigidum isolate FL_2022 chromosome 5, APGP_CSIRO_Lrig_0.1, whole genome shotgun sequence, the genomic segment TAGACGTGTTAAGACTAAACTGCAGGTCATGTTTTCTATTTAGAAACTACAGCTGTATGACCGGATCATTTGGATAGGTATTGTAGATATAGATTCGGTTTTGTAATAGCATATTTGATCTTTGCCTTCCTATAATAAGTGTTTTCTTTGTCTAGCAAGATTGAAAGTGGCATGGACATTCTTTACGTATTTTAGTTTGCAGAACACCGTACATAGCTTGGAGTTTTGAAGCCAatgacaaaggggatgaaacgttTCTTCGGTGCTGAAATACATAGATTTTCATGTAACTCCACCATTCAGTTACATATGCTACCTTTTCTTCTGCCTAGCATATGCATGGCTAGGAGAGTAGGATACCCTGATCGCTTCTTCTATTGATTTTGTATGTATATGTGATTTACCTGGCCTTCAGATTTATATTGTTTCACTATCTACATTCGTTTTTGTCTGAAAAAGTTTCTTTTCTGGATTTCAGTTCAGGTGGTCAAATTGACATATTTGGCCTTATAAATGAGCTACGTCAAATTCATACGGAGTTCCCAAGAACTGTTTATAACAAGCTGCAGAGAAGGTTTAGAGAGATCAGCGGAAGCAAGAAAccacaaatttcaacaagctataAAGGGTCTGAGGGTTATCTCATTTATTTTACTAGGGAACGGTTCTTCACATTCgttagatatgttgcataagcaaCCAATTTCAATCGTTTTACATCGACTCCATGAATGCTTATTTGTTGACTGAATTTTTCAGCTCATTACAACGTCATATCTGACTTCTGAACGTTACAAGTTTCAACTATGCTAAGCTACTCTACTTGCAACTCTTGCGCCTTTGGTCATATCATCTTGACTCAGTGGTTACCGTTATTCTAATGGCAGTGCGAGGACCAAGGTCGACACTCAACACCTAAGAGACATCAGTTTACATACAAGTTCATCTGTAAATTATTGATCCATCCAAAAAATGAAGTAGTTCCTTGTCCCTCTTCTGCGTTTCTCAATCAGTTTATCTGGTACCATCGGAAAAATGGTACATTAGTTCTGTTTCTTACGTCTGGCAGACAATTCTACAAGCACAAGTGGGCAGGAACATTGATGGTCTTGACCTGAACCTCTACCGGCAATCTATGGGTGTGACTGAATTAACTTCGTTCTCAGTCAGATAGAGTCatcaaatttcagttgcaactcatgttcTAATTTACGACTAGGACAAATCACGATGTAAATTAAATGGTGTAGAACTTAACTGAGCACAaagttagttctcagctagcaAATCCCGCAATCTATGATCATCTATTTTCCAATTCTGTACGATTCCGTGTGTACAGAGGGAGAAATTTTGCACAGTTGCAGTGTCCTCTTTGCTTGTGCGTATACGAATGACAGTTTTGCTGGGCTGCATCCCTCTCCATGTGTTAAACAGTTTCTCCATGTTAAAGTATAATTTCCTAACAACGCATCACAAGTATAACATACCACGAAATATCCTTCGTTTTCAACTCGCAGTTACTAtatgggcgcggcgtgccgccgtgccATTAAATGCTAGTCATAATAATAACAGTACAAAACTAATATAAATAATTATATCTTTGAAAATATTACCGAGATTTCTTACGAGTGGATATGCTCTATTAAAGATGCTTGATGTTTAATGATATTTCTTTACAAGTACAATGAGGTAATTATAAAATGCTTTATTTTTAGCACATAAAATTAGGCATTATAGAAGGAATCATAATAACCAAGAAATACTGCAGATTAGGTACATATGATTGCAAGTTCTAAGCAGCTTTAGCTTTATTTTGCAGCATAGATTAAATCAGCCATGAGTCATCGATTCGATCCATCAGCTCATCCTCATGACAGAGAGGTAATCAGCTAGAGCAGACAGTCTATTTGCCTTTGGGCAGACTGTTACATAATTTCTCAGTGTATAAACAACAATCAAGAAGGGTACTGCGGATGCAGTCTGAACTGCACGCGTCATTTTCTGTTGCACGCCctgataattcagaaaaataaactgTTTTCTGACTGAAGTGGACTCCACGTATGTATAGACTTAACTTCATGACATGAACTTCTAAATTTCTGTAACTTCACTCATTGCTGCTCCAATAGCTAGACCATCACGCTAGATCGGAGCCTATGCGATCAGCATCGTTGAGGAACGAGGGGACAAGAACACCGGTGAAGTTCAGGAGAGCTACGAACTAACAAGCAAATAAATCACTGAAAGTACAAAGGCAGTAAAGAACAGCGCGGAATCAGGCAGCTAAGAGACCCATTGACTGGCGACGGTAGCGGGGATTTCGGTCCCGAGGACACACTTGATGCTTTGCGTGGGCGCGGTGCCGAAAATCCCAGAAGGGAACAAAGAACATCACCACTGATACTTGAGTGCCGCAAGAGAAAGCTTCAGCGTCTGATACAAATTCAGTTCTTTTTTCAGATTCCAAATATAGTTGCACAGCTCTTCAAATGTTTCTAACAAATAAATGCAAAAGGGAAAAAAATATGCCACAATGAAAATATGAACAAAGTGCGTGGTTCAACGAAAGAACACGGTAGCTAATACCATACACTGGTACACAACAGAACTGGATCGATACCATAAACAGGGTAGCTATCTAGCGACCACGACACTCTTCAGGCTTAGGCATAGCCAATTCAATGTCACCTGGTTTGGCTGAATTACCGTCTCCGTGTATTGTATTGTTATTGGTCACCTGGACATTCCCATTGCAGCAGAAGGCTGTGTTGTTGAAGTAACACCGCCAAGCTACCACGCCGGCCACGCCGGCCACAGCTGCCACCAAAATCGACACCACAGCAGCCACCAGCGCTTTCATCGATACTGACATCCCATTGCTGCCACCAGAAGGTGTCACTCCATCCGTCGATGCAGAATTTAGATGAGCATAGCCGCAGAGAGTAGGCTGGACAATACGGTAGACCCCTTGGCTGGCCAGGATGAAGACGTCTAGCTTGTTATCCTCGCCAAACGAAAATATGAGGCCAAGAAGACCATTGGCAGACTCATCGCAGGGAATCGGCGACTTCTCAGAACAGCGCAGCGGGATGGAAGTAGAGGTATATTTACTGATGCCATCAGTGCCAGTCCACAAGGCATCCATGTACATGTCAGCAAACAAGTACCTGCCATATCGTAGTATCTATTAGCATACATGCAAGCAGCACTTTGACCAAGCCCGAAAGAAAGTAATTCAAATAATGAAAAAGTGCAGTATGGCGTAAGCAGTACCTTCCATACAAGCAAGGATCGGCAGTCCCACGGTACACATACCCACCAACTATTGATGCAGATTCCATGTTCTCGGGGGTAGAAGAAGAAACCTTATATCCCATTATGGGGAAAATGATGCCTTGTGTAGGTTTGGTTACTTGAGCCGCCCACGGTGGATAGCCAACATGCTGGTCCTCATACACACCGACCCACCCATAGTTGCCCCCCTTGGATATCAAATCTATCACTTTGTACTCGTCCTTGATATATGCAAGGTCACAGGATTAGGCACTATTTATAATACAGAAAACAGAGCTCAAGCTTCGAAAGGAACTCAATTCTAAGATGCTTATAGCATTGAAATGATACCTGGACATCATCTGCACAATACAAGTGGAAAGGCCTCCCAGAGTCGAAGCTGCATCTCCATGGGTTTTCAAGACCCAGGGCCCAAATCTCGGGTCGTAAGGTGCTATCATCAGCATTGGGGTTGTCCTTTGGTATTGTATAATTACCCCATAAGCTTAGGTTAGCAACTTCATTCAGCTCTGCAAAgctcaaaagaagaagaaaatagtTCAGGAATGTTTGCCACTTAGAAAGTAAGGAACTCTTTAAGCATTACTATGTTACTGTAAAAGATAGACTGCCTTTTTCAGATCTTCCCAGTAAGTTTTTAAGTGGTATGATGAGCATATCTAACATGATTCTAAGTATTCTATCATCAAGAGTGTAATATAATTAACTAAGTGGTTGTACAGCCAAGTGGAACCGACTACCATTTTGGAATTCTATCAAGTTTGAAGGTGTTTTCATGAATTCCATATCACTCTTTAACCAAGAGATCACACACTGATATTCCAAAAGTTTGCCAAAGCTTGTCGTACTCTTAAAAAGCATACAATATACCTTGATGGAATGTAACAATATACCATAATATTGTTCTAAGTACTATTTCTATGCTCCGAAAGCACAAACTCTGAAATACATGGGCCTGATTTTCAACTATCCGCTACACTACTAACAATACTTCTTTGTATATCATGCAATTTAACCTTTTGGAAATCCACTACTCTACTGTTTTATAGTACCACCAATACTGCAACAATATCTAAAGAGTTGTCAGCCTTAGTGAAATGTTGTGCTCCCTTTAATCCAAATTACTTGTCACAGATTCAATGAACCTAGACATATTTGAGACAATATTTTGCCTAAATCTGCGACAAGTAATTTGGATTGGAGGGAGCAGTAACAATAGCAACATGATACTGCTGCAAGTGGTCCAGTAGTGCTTCTGTTGCTCTGAAGGTGAAAAGCACAAATTCTAAAGTACATGGCCTGATTCCCAGCCACACATAGTCAACTAGACTACTAAcaatattgctttatgattcacgcaATTTAACTTTCAACATGCAAAGAAACACTAGGCCAATGGTGTATGCATTTCAAATGTTTCCATGAGGATAACTATACATTATTTTTTGGAAGCCTATCTAACCCTTAACTATTGAGTCTGCTTaacccttttagcttttgtgccaGCTTCGACATTTACAATATTTTCTAATTATGTTGATATAATGATCATTTAATTGAGAAGGGGAAAATACGATATGTAGACACAAAAGTATaccaaaaagagaaaataaacaACATCTCTAAAATGCATGTACCTGGAAGTTCATCAATGTTGAGCCTCATGATTTTTCCCAAGAGTGACTTCTTATTCTGGGAGAAGTTGAAAGGGTCGCCTCTTATCCCGCCATTTCCAGTGAAAAAGTATAGGTATCCATCGGTAGGTCCAAAAAGGAGCTGACCAGCATGGTTAGAAACATATGGAAGCCCCATTGAAAATACCCTTCTGACTTCTGATGGAtctgttagagttgtatagttccttttccgttattccccagtgtatgaggggcttacctgcacattgtcacacatgtacatgtactggcctatggccctctgtgaatactagttgctcattcacaacatggtatcagagctcttggtttagctctttgcacgctgcaactccgtgctcgatccGCATCACTGCCGATGATCTTTCCGGCGGCTGCTGCTCcaccttcttccttctccctcgcTCGTGTCGGGATCGATTTCTTCTAGCTGTTCCCGTCGTTTTGGAGCGAAAGTTTCAGATCGGGCCGGCCCCTTTTCCGGCCATCACTGGCTCCGGCGCCGTCCTGCTGTGCCCGGCCATCACCACCagccccgtcgctgcccgccaccGGCCGGCTGTGCCTGCCTCCGGCCGCGTCGAGCCCTCCACCGTCCCGCTCGGGCGGCTGCTGCAGCTCCACCGGTCGCGCCCTCCACCGGCCGGGGCTCCACCGGCTGTGCCTGTGCCGGCCCGCTCGGGCCGCCTCTTGGCCGGGCTCGCCCTTTGGCCGGCCGCCTCGACCTCCTCTGGCCGGCTGCCGATCTGCTCCGGCCGCTCTTTACTCGCCACGGGCGGGCTCGAAAATCTGGCTTtgcccagatccagatctgaggtctaaaaaaaaaaaaaaaaaaaaaaaaaaaaaggcgggATGGCATCTTCCCCGTCTGGCTATGTCAGTATCCCTCGCTGTCCTGTGATTTTTGACGGTACCAACTATGGAGAGTttgctgcctttatgcgcatTCACATGCGTGGTCTACGGCTGTGGGGTGTTCTGACTGGTGAGGTCTCTTGTCCGCCGCACCCTACTGCTCCTGTGCCTCCTACTCCGCCGTCCGTGCCACAGGCCCTGGCTGAGGATGCTACTCAGGCTGATCGGGATGCAGCCAAGTCTGCTGaggctgctgctgatgaggcatatgaGGAGCATGTACTTGCTTATTCAGAGGCACTTAGCTCTTATCGTGACAGCTTAGCTAcctttactcagtggtgtgatgaggatgcccGGGCTGCCGCCGTTCTTTCTCAGAGTGTTCAGCCacagtttgcttctgagtttatgggtctcGCCACTGTTGCcgagatgtggtctcaccttcgtcagcgctatcagccctcTGGAGATTCTCTGTACTTGTCTGTTTTGCGTCAGGAGCATGAccttcagcagggtgactctACTGTTGATGAGTTCTATACCCAGAGTGCGGCGATCTGGCGCCAGCTTGACTCCCTTCGCAGTACTGTCTGTGGTACTTGCCAGTGTTGCCGGACAGTACGTTCCGATATGGACTTccagaggatccatgagttcctATCTCGACTTCGCCCTGAGTTTGAGCCTCGTCGTGCTCAGTTGTTTGCTCGAGGCCGTGTTCCTATCTCCGAGGTGctgactgagcttcgtgctgaggagactcgtctgcgaGGTGCTGGACTGCTTGTGACAccttctgttcttgctgctcgtgttCCCACTGCTCCTGCACCACCGCTTCTGCCCACACCTGTGGCTGCTACTTCTGGAGGGGCCCGCCCTTCTCGTGGTGGGAGTCGCTCTCGTCCTCCTCGGTTCTGCACTCACTGCCGGAGGCCTGGTCACCTTGAGCCTGACTGCTATCAGAAGCAGCggggtgtgcctcctcgtgctccacctTCAGCGCCTGTCACCACCGGCTTCACCGAGCAGGATATAGCGAGACTCCAGCGTCTCCTTGCCTCCTCTGGCTCTGCTTCGACGGGTACTGCTGCCTCCGCGGCTGTTTCCTCTCCACAGTCAGGTACATCttcgtgggttctggattctggagcttcttttcacatgtcccctgattcttcttctctttcttcactTCGACCTCTTTCTCTTCCTGTCCGTGTTCTTACTGCCGATGGTACTTCTCTCCCTGTTGCTAGTCGTGGTACTCTTTCTACCTCCTCCTTCaccgttcctgatgtttctcatgttccccgtcttaccatgaacttgttttccgctgctcaactcactgattctggttgtcgggtcattcttgatgttgattcttgttctgttcaggacactcacactcgggcactggttggggctggccctcggtgccgtgactcccagggactttgggagcttgactggcttcatgttccttcttccaCCACTTCATCGACCGCATCATgtgtgcttgctgcttccactaccgtctcctttcagcagtggcatcaccgtcttggtcatctttgtggttctcgcttgtcatctttacttcgtcgaggtcttctggggcctgtctcaggagatgtctcgcttcagggttgtcagggttgtagacttggtaaacagaatcagttaccttatcctactagtgcgtctgtatctcagcgtccgtttgatttggttcattctgatgtatggggtccggctccttttgcttccaaggggggccaccgctactatgttctttttatcgatgacttctctcgccacacttggatttattttatgacttctcgcagcgaggttctctcgatatataagcgttttgctgccatgatccatactcagttttccacgcctatacgtgtctttcgggctgattctgccggtgagtatatctcccagcatctgcgtggttttcttgctgagcag encodes:
- the LOC124655611 gene encoding HIPL1 protein-like, yielding MGIRLPLLLLVCLLAVVPGVLPLCTDSRAPVVPNATLKFCQTDGGSCCDADADAALQEQFEAMGVKPGGACGRLVKSILCSKCNPFSADLFGIGSTARTVPLLCSSSFGPNYSQPVDTEGEYCEQVWKDCKSTAISNSPFQPRNAVLTGSASMLTDFWHSENDFCASHSGTPHNQSVCFNGHGVSFNARTRKDSSPSPTPTAGVCLEKIGNGSYLNMVAHPDGSSKAFFSRQDGKIWLATVPEQGMQDGLEIDEMSPFLDLATEGHLSSDLGLVGVAFHPDFANNGRFFVSYICDGAQSPNCAGRCSCDHEVECDPSKLGSDKNGVHPCQYHLVISEYSAEGSPSRFSEATYADPSEVRRVFSMGLPYVSNHAGQLLFGPTDGYLYFFTGNGGIRGDPFNFSQNKKSLLGKIMRLNIDELPELNEVANLSLWGNYTIPKDNPNADDSTLRPEIWALGLENPWRCSFDSGRPFHLYCADDVQDEYKVIDLISKGGNYGWVGVYEDQHVGYPPWAAQVTKPTQGIIFPIMGYKVSSSTPENMESASIVGGYVYRGTADPCLYGRYLFADMYMDALWTGTDGISKYTSTSIPLRCSEKSPIPCDESANGLLGLIFSFGEDNKLDVFILASQGVYRIVQPTLCGYAHLNSASTDGVTPSGGSNGMSVSMKALVAAVVSILVAAVAGVAGVVAWRCYFNNTAFCCNGNVQVTNNNTIHGDGNSAKPGDIELAMPKPEECRGR